In Rhinoderma darwinii isolate aRhiDar2 chromosome 9, aRhiDar2.hap1, whole genome shotgun sequence, the following are encoded in one genomic region:
- the PLA2G15 gene encoding lysosomal phospholipase A and acyltransferase codes for MSIGVGLSSLAVFLLLWLPSASSTPSCSKNGCTPGPPVVLVPGDLGNQLEAKLDKPSVVHYMCSKKTDYYFTLWLNLELLLPLVIDCWIDNIRLLYNTTSKTTASPEGVDVRVPGFGQTYTLEFLDPSKRSVGIYFYTLVQSMVDWGYTRDVNVKGAPYDWRKAPNENTEYFEALQKLIETMYEDYKSPVVLIAHSMGNLYTLYFLNHQTKDWKDKYIHSFVALGAPWGGVAKTLRVLASGDNNRIPVISSLRIRDQQRSAVSTSWLLPYSNTWPADKVFVTTSSTNYTLKDYQNFYSDIGFKEGWIMRKETENLLSSFTPPGVTVHCLYGTEVDTPDSFHYDSFPDKDPSIVYGPGDGTVNIESALQCRKWIGFQKQAVSLVELPGNEHIAMLSNATTISYIKKVLLGV; via the exons TACCAGGTGACTTGGGAAACCAGCTGGAAGCCAAGCTGGATAAGCCATCGGTTGTACATTATATGTGCTCTAAGAAGACAGATTATTACTTCACTCTTTGGCTGAATCTGGAGCTTTTACTGCCACTAGTAATTGACTGCTGGATAGACAACATAAG GTTACTTTATAACACAACCAGCAAGACTACTGCTTCTCCTGAAGGAGTTGATGTAAGGGTCCCAGGCTTTGGCCAGACATACACATTGGAGTTTTTGGATCCTAGCAAAAGGAGTGTag GAATATATTTCTACACTCTTGTTCAGAGTATGGTTGACTGGGGGTACACGCGTGATGTAAATGTTAAAGGAGCACCTTATGATTGGCGCAAAGCTCCTA ATGAGAACACAGAATATTTTGAAGCTTTACAGAAGCTCATAGAAACAATGTATGAGGATTATAAGAGTCCGGTGGTGCTCATTGCTCACAGTATGGGGAATTTGTACACCCTTTATTTTCTCAATCACCAGACCAAGGACTGGAAGGACAAGTATATCCACTCCTTTGTGGCTCTTGGTGCTCCTTGGGGCGGAGTAGCCAAAACTCTGCGAGTTCTTGCTTCAG GAGACAATAATAGAATTCCAGTGATCAGCTCCTTACGGATTCGAGACCAGCAACGCTCAGCCGTCTCCACCAGTTGGCTACTaccatatagtaacacatggccAGCTGATAAAGTTTTTGTAACTACTTCCAGTACAAATTACACACTGAAGGATTACCAGAATTTTTACAGTGACATTGGTTTTAAGGAGGGTTGGATCATGAGGAAAGAAACAGAAAATCTTTTATCATCTTTTACTCCTCCTGGGGTTACAGTGCATTGCCTTTATGGAACTGAGGTTGACACTCCTGATTCATTCCACTATGATTCTTTCCCAGACAAGGACCCAAGCATCGTATATGGGCCTGGAGATGGAACGGTGAACATAGAAAGTGCCTTACAATGTCGTAAGTGGATAGGTTTTCAGAAACAGGCAGTGTCTCTGGTAGAGCTGCCAGGTAATGAACACATTGCCATGTTGTCAAATGCTACCACTATATCATACATAAAAAAGGTCCTTTTAGGTGTATAG